From Hylaeus volcanicus isolate JK05 chromosome 2, UHH_iyHylVolc1.0_haploid, whole genome shotgun sequence, the proteins below share one genomic window:
- the LOC128872746 gene encoding retinoblastoma-like protein 1 isoform X3, giving the protein MGQSDDVEDSTYSRHQDLCQKLNMDATAASEAWKSYESIRQNYTLEGDQLHWIGCALYVACRKSSIPTVGKTGANVEGNCVSLTRLLQLCNLPLIQFFTKSKSWADMANMSQDFRSKIEKLEGNFSVSMVIFKKYQPIFTDIFKDPADDVSRPPRSRRHKALPCTPARVFEFCWTLFICIKGAFPDISDDLVNSYHLLLVCCDLIYSNALLANRKDLLNPNFPGLPRNFNDENYSPPQTANCIVSLLCERHDAIAVEAKVIKEYYLKNHINQLFKERVLRGDQSNFSGILEALNFDGNNKAINKVYEQHVLSVGDFDERIFLGHDASNNIGSPTQMISINDLQEQFQMKREQYSGQIQHLAPPTPLTGRGYLRPKDITNVTPVSTATQSVIRLQAMLAGQTSPSENLLQILNSCSQDAKSLVEVKVKEIGEQFCANYNRSTNASDGTSDFGKKRLYLGQTLFYRLLEMILNDEKRKKPNYDVTNLLMNEVFIQCLFACCLEIVIYSYKSNDKVFPWILNALNLDAYYFYKVIEIIVRAEDQLSRDVVKHLNQIEEKILESLAWQSDSPLWGAIQSTSEGVPSCEEVSLPGTLETVDPNIPGQPVLRRIALDRGTHHDVQQSPISSASERFQSPVAASGIAKKRLFPDTRIGGQSVLRVAGQSVLPSKVLTIDGNSRILLLPEQITVPRSSNAPTTSTPMQTVTVNREPAKPKRTGSVALFFRKFYNLASVRMLDLCGSLEIMDIDLKKKIWTIFEYSIKERTELMKDRHLDQILMCAIYVICKLAKVEKNTFTEIMRCYRLQPQAESHIYRSVLIVKTPMNESQMSNEEPGQNDADREANVAPPTPTNMAGTSQNFGEETRGDLIKFYNTVYVPQVKEVANKLGLSRGSVMNLSLSPLPKGKPLTSSPVRRVTGSILTRTLDPKAITASPAPQLSYCFSRSPAKDLEAINRMMISVDPKRSVGKRLLSDDTDVEMTEGRSPIKKTTAFVARKLENIIGERRTQNQ; this is encoded by the exons ATGGGGCAGTCGGACGACGTCGAGGATTCTACTTACAGTAGACATCAAGATTTGTGTCAGAAATTGAATATGGATGCGACTGCTGCGTCCGAAGCCTGGAAATCCTACGAGTCTATTCGACAGAATTACACTCTCGAG GGTGACCAGTTGCATTGGATTGGGTGTGCATTGTATGTAGCATGCCGTAAGTCATCCATACCTACTGTCGGGAAGACAGGTGCTAATGTGGAAGGCAATTGTGTGTCGTTAACACGTCTGTTGCAATTGTGCAATCTCCCCTTGATACAGTTCTTCACGAAAAGTAAATCTTGGGCAGACATGGCCAACATGTCGCAAGACTTTCGTTCAAAGATCGAGAAGCTAGAAGGAAACTTCTCTGTTTCTATGGTCATATTTAAGAAGTATCAACCGATTTTCACGGACATATTCAAAGATCCCGCGGACGATGTCTCGAGGCCACCGAGATCCAGGAGACATAAAGCGTTACCTTGCACACCTGCTAGAGTATTCGAATTTTGTTGGACGttatttatttgcataaaagGAGCATTTCCAGATATCTCTGATGACTTGGTCAATTCTTATCATTTGCTTCTGGTTTGCTGTGATCTTATATACAGCAATGCTTTATTGGCTAATAGGAAAGATCTCTTGAATCCTAACTTTCCAg GTCTACCTCGTAACTTCAACGACGAAAATTACAGCCCGCCGCAAACGGCTAATTGTATTGTTAGTTTATTGTGCGAACGTCACGATGCTATCGCGGTTGAAGCTAAAGTTATCAAAGAGTACTACCTGAAGAATcatattaatcaattatttaaggAAAGAGTTTTGCGCGGAGATCAATCAAATTTTTCTGGTATTCTGGAAGCTTTAAATTTCGATGGTAATAACAAAGCCATCAATAAAGTATACGAACAACACGTACTGAGCGTCGGAGACTTTGacgaaagaattttcttag GTCATGATGCCAGTAATAATATTGGCTCCCCCACGCAGATGATCAGTATTAATGACCTTCAGgaacaatttcaaatgaaaagaGAGCAATACAGCGgg CAGATACAGCACTTGGCTCCGCCCACTCCGTTAACTGGTCGTGGCTACCTTAGACCGAAAGATATTACCAATGTGACACCAGTGTCCACTGCAACACAAAGTGTAATTCGACTGCAAGCGATGTTGGCAGGACAAACATCACCGAGCGAGAACTTGTTGCAAATTTTAAACAGCTGTTCCCAAGATGCAAAATCGCTTGTTGAAGTGAAAGTCAAAGAAATTGGGGAACAGTTTTGCGCTAATTACAACAGAAGTACAAATGCTAGTGATGGTACCTCCGACTTTGGAAAGAAGAGACTTTACTTAGGCCAAACTCTATTCTACAGACTCCtagaaatgattttaaacgATGAGAAACGCAAAAAACCAAATTACGATGTAACg AATCTTCTCATGAACGAGGTCTTcattcaatgtttatttgcCTGCTGCCtagaaattgttatttactcGTATAAAAGCAACGACAAAGTGTTCCCTTGGATCCTGAACGCATTAAACTTGGATGCTTACTATTTCTACAAAGTAATAGAAATCATAGTCAGAGCAGAGGATCAATTGTCGCGCGATGTCGTGAAGCATTTAAATCAAATAGAGGAGAAAATTTTAGAGTCGCTCGCGTGGCAAAGCGACAGTCCTTTATGGGGGGCCATTCAGTCCACGTCGGAAGGGGTTCCGAGCTGCGAAGAAGTTTCATTGCCAGGAACGTTAGAGACTGTTGACCCAAATATACCTGGACAACCAGTTTTGAGGAGAATCGCGTTGGACCGCGGTACTCACCACGATGTGCAGCAAAGCCCTATCTCCTCCGCCTCGGAAAGATTTCAATCTCCCGTCGCAGCGTCTGGTATAGCCAAAAAACGTTTGTTCCCTGACACTAGAATCGGCGGACAGAGCGTTCTACGAGTAGCTGGCCAAAGTGTCCTGCCATCGAAAGTTTTAACCATCGATGGTAACTCGAGAATACTTCTGCTACCCGAACAGATCACTGTTCCGCGGTCATCCAACGCGCCGACCACGAGTACACCGATGCAAACGGTTACGGTAAACAGGGAGCCCGCGAAACCGAAAAGAACCGGTTCCGTTGCATTATTCTTTAGGAAATTTTACAATCTCGCGAGCGTGCGCATGCTAGACTTATGCGGCTCGCTGGAAATAATGGACATCGACCTGAAGAAGAAAATCTGGACGATCTTCGAGTACTCCATCAAAGAGCGAACGGAACTAATGAAAGACAGACACCTGGATCAGATCTTAATGTGTGCAATTTACGTAATATGCAAGTTAGCCAAAGTGGAGAAGAACACCTTCACAGAGATCATGCGGTGTTATCGATTGCAGCCGCAAGCTGAGTCTCATATATACAGGTCGGTGCTTATCGTTAAAACACCCATGAACGAATCGCAGATGAGCAACGAAGAGCCGGGTCAAAACGACGCGGATAGGGAAGCTAACGTGGCACCTCCTACACCTACGAATATGGCTGGAACATCGCAGAATTTCGGCGAAGAAACGCGCGGTGACCTgatcaaattttacaatacCGTGTACGTGCCACAGGTTAAAGAGGTGGCGAACAAATTGGGATTGTCGCGTGGGAGCGTGATGAATCTATCGTTGAGCCCGCTCCCAAAGGGAAAACCTCTGACAAGTTCTCCCGTAAGACGTGTCACGGGTAGCATCTTGACGCGCACCCTGGACCCAAAGGCGATTACAGCTTCCCCAGCACCCCAACTTAGTTATTGCTTCAGTCGTAGTCCTGCCAAG GATTTGGAAGCCATTAATAGAATGATGATTTCTGTCGATCCAAAGCGATCAGTTGGCAAACGACTCTTATCGGACGACACCGACGTAGAAATGACAGAAGGAAGGTCCCCCATTAAGAAGACAACTGCCTTCGTTGCTCGTAAACTGGAAAACATTATCGGAGAACGTCGCACGCAAAATCAATGA